The Syngnathoides biaculeatus isolate LvHL_M chromosome 1, ASM1980259v1, whole genome shotgun sequence region CAAGCTTCATCCTTCCAAGGTGTTTGAGCGCTATAAGTGACTTGAAAGGGTGCGTCGCTGCTTTTATCCGAAAGAAGATTTCCGCGGAATAGACGCTTGTCGGGTGGGGGTTAGGGAGGGtctctctcttccccccccccccctctacgTACCATTTTCTGCTTGTGCATGCACTCGTAGAAGTCCTCCCACTCCAGACGGCACTCTTGCTTGGCGCGCGTCTGCCCGATGCCGTGGGCGCACTCGATCCAGTCCTTCTCGAAGGCGTGGCAGCGGGCGGGGCGCCGCCCGGGCTGCGGGCCGCTCTGCAGCAGCATCCAGCGGTCCACGTTCACGCCCAGGCGCGTCTGCAGGTCCACGAACGGCATCGCGCTGGCCCGCCAAAAATCAAAGAGAGTCAGCcacaaataaatgtgaacacAATTTAATGGTAGCGTAGTTTTAAGAAAACAACACTGTTGCTTTGGTCCTAAGAGAAAATAAAGCCAAATCCTTGTGATTGTTTTAAGAGCGAAGCGTCCAGCCTTTTGCCAAACTTTTCAGGTTTGAAGGCGTCAGTGGTTGCGTTCACATTAAACAATTCAAGACTAAAAATAAATCCTCGAATTCATACCATAAACTCATTGTTTGTCATTTCTGCCAACACAGGTTGAATAATAATCCATCGGGAGTCATGATATTGATTGACCAATATTAGATTTATTTCGTAAAGTCATTTTTACTAAATCAAACTAGTACAAAGACTCTAGCGGGATCCAAAGGTCATGATATTATCAATTACCACCAAGgtaccaaataaataaaaatatgaaggcTATTTTCCACAACGTCTTCCAAAATCGGCTAGCGAGTTTGTTAGCATGTTAGTACACCAGCTCGCCGTCAATGACAAGCCGCGCGAACAGCGTGTCCATTCGCCTTTAGAAGAcgacagctacaaaaaaaaacgttaacaTTCCGTCCAAAACTCGGATTCAATTTTCAAATCTTGTCACAAAACAGAACGGAGTGGACGAAATTACCGTGTTTTGCTGGCGTCAATTTAACCTTCCTTCCGGATGTGGCCGCTTTGCTTTACGGCTGTCGTCAGGCCTTCATCGTAAAGTGAGCCAACGTGTCGCAAAGCATCCCATGGAGGTCAAATTGGAGtggcgccatctggtggacAAGAATGTCAGTCACTACGAGCTGAAAGAGTTATCGCGTCGTCTGAGTTGGTTTGCATCGTGTGAGCAACCTCTCTCGGGTACCCCAGAAATGAGAGCGAGATGTGCGACCGGCTCCAATACGGTGCCACCTCACGTTATTTTTAGCTTTAGTATCATTTGATTTCAAGTGAGGCAAATGAGCTTATCAAAATGATCCAGgcccttttttaatttttgttaaacttccgaaaaaaaaaaaaaaaatctaaatccaagaaatcagcgacTGACCAACTCAATTACATCGCATAATATGGAAGTAATATGTTGGAGTTGCACAAATAAAATGGCTAGAAAAGCTGCCCAAAATTTGAGTTCATCAaacgagtcttttttttttttaataggggcGGGGTGTTGTGTATCAAATTTTGAGGAGGGGAAATGAATTGATTCCATTTTGGAATGCGGCTGTAATGAGGAAGCCGCAAAGCGTTCATAGAAAGTGGAGAATGTTCTGGATGACAGCAAATGAAGACGCAGTCCTTTGGTAAACATCACCTTGTGTTTATTTCTtgcccacaaaacaaaaacaaaaaaaccaaacaaaatgtcattcaCAGTCTTGCATGTGCCTCCTCCCTCACCCCAGGGCGAGACTTTTGACACCCACAGCAAGTACACTCAAAAATATTGCTAAATCTAAATTCTTTTCATCCAAATCGGTCCGGCGGACGCTCGGCCCGGGCCCCGCGGTACATTCGAGTGCTTTGTCACACGCAGGCGGAACACGTGCGAACGCTGCAGCGGCAAAAGgcccaaagaaagaaagaaagaaagaaagaaagaaagaaagaaagaagacacGACAACATGCCGGCGCTAACGCAAAGCTGACAAACCGCTCAGGAGGCCCGTGAGAAACATTAAGACGACTGCCGCTGTTGGCGTCCTGAAGCACAATTTCAAGGATTCCAAGATATCGatgaattgcaaaaaaaaaaaagaaccctaaCAAAAAGGTTTGCGGGCTCACGCTTGAGCCACGTACAACGCAAAAGGCATCCCGGTGTGAGATTTGTCGTGTGTGGAAACTTCAAGGAGACAAATCCTTTTTCCGTGTCCCGCAACGGATAAAATAAACAAGCTAACTCGGGAAAAGTCCTAAATCTGAAGATGGATCAGGAAATTATGATATCGCAGTTACCTTCCTTTGCAGAATTAGCCCCTCCCCCCGCCACACTCACACACCAAGTTTGGTGAGAgcgccacatacacacactttagTGTATGAAGTGCTGCATCTAAgagtgaaaatactttttctttttcatcattcGGTTCGCTTCACCCACCGGTTGTCACGGTGACCACAGGGTGCCGACGAGCAGGGCTAATTTCAGCGAGACGCGAAAGGTGTGTGAATTGTgctctcaagtttttttttttaaccttgggCTGTGTTGACAGAAatggaaattgttttaaaatggtgcatgtccacattccaagccgcttatccccacaagggccGTGGGGGAGGAAAACCGGGTGTCAAGtacacgacgacgacgacgacgagtagcccaaaacaaaagaaaactaaacaaaaaatgaaagctCGCTTTGGGGTAAAGTGCAccttcaaaaacacacaagacgACGGACGCGCTCACACATGCAAAGTCGCCGCGTGGACAAACTTCCCCCAAAAtcggaagtttttttttttgtttcgggTCGTCGCCGTCAAGAGAAACGAACGCAGCGGTGCCTCGAGATAGGAGCTCAATTCATTCCGCGAGCGGGCGCCGAACTCCAATCGCCGCCCGCAAGGAAATACACGCAAATGTTCCGAGAAGGCGACCGCACGTGATGCGTCGCCGCGAGTTCGAGGCCGACGCCGGCTGCTTTCATCTTAAGGCACCAGCGCGTTGTCGTCTTGTTTTGGCCCCGCGAGTGTCGACTTTCTCCTGCGCACGGGTTGCGCTCGGAAAAGGCCCCACGAGGCCGAGCGGCTCAAATGAAAACGGAGCCGCAGTCGTTGCTTGACGTGCCGCCGCGGGAGTAAACACACTCGTCGTGAAAATCTCAGAGAGGTAGAACTCTTGACAACGAGAAGATTGTCAGCgggaggccaaaaaaaaaaaaaataaaataaaagtgcgaACGTGGGCCGCGCGTTCCTGAGAGCTGCCGCTGCTGCTCGGAAGCCGTTTGAGCATTTTATCTGCTGGCCTCCGTGCGCTCCGCACACTAGTACACGCTGCCGTCTTCGCTAGTCACGCCGTTCAACGGAATAGCACCATCTGACTCCTAAAGTCTCCCAGGCTCGCGCATCTTCCAATTTGGTTTTGGAAGCGATTTGGAGCCGTATCGGAGGTGGAAAGACGCATGAAGTGAGGTGAGGAGTTTCACTCGGACAAAAGTCGTAGAGTACAcattgccgccatcttgtggaatcTACAGGATGTTTACAAATCTTTCAGGGGGCATCAGTTGCTGACCGATTCCCGCTACGTGCGCCAGGCTCTCCCACAAGCGCACGAGTAGGAAGGACAacgtgggatttgaacccaaaacGACGAGTGGACATTTTGCGGCGACTCTTTGGGTCCAGGAGGCCACTTGTGTGAGACCTGCGCCTACAAGTTGGGCCCAGAAGTCTTACTCGTGTAGTGCCGTAGAATACTAGCAAAGTTTAACTCTGCACTCGTCGACCGAAACTGGCAATATGAGTtgatagttgaaaaaaatgttacggTACGGTAAGAGAGTCGTTCGACAACTGTGGTGAATTGttttactagtgaggacaaaagcGCGTACTAGTACACGGACGCTGAGCTGAATCAAAGATATCCTTGATAAGGAAGCTACTACTGAGGTTTCATTTAGCACTAGTAGATGAAAAGTGGCACCAGTAGAAAGACAACCATTGTACTAGTGCGGCCAAGTCACTTCAGTAGCGCACGGGCTTCTCTTATTGGTGAGGACAGAGAGTGGATCAAGGATACCCTTGAAAGAGAGGCTACTAGCGCGCGCGACACGCGGCCGCTAGTTCGGCCTCGGAGGGTTTTTAGTGCAGCACAGTTGTTTCCTAGTAAGGTGTGGTTGAAAAACATTCCAAGTTTTACTCGTGTCACACGCGAGGAGAAGGAGCGCGCCGCCCGCCGGACACGGGAGGGCGCGGCCTCCGCACCGAAAGGGCCGGCGTCTCACACGTACGGGACGACGTTGGCGGCGAGGCCTTCGGCGGGGGCGCTCAGGGCGCGGCAGGAGGCGGCCCGGGCGGGCGGCGCCGAGTCGCAGTCGTCGGACGTCAGCTCGGCGATGTCGTCCGACTGCGTGTCGGACGTCTCCAGGTCGCTGCGGATGCTCTCGGGCCGGGCCAGCGTGACGTCGACCGGGGCGCCGCCCCGTCTGGAGCTGCAGTCCAGGGGCTCCTCCCTGCCCGAGGCGCTCCCGGCCGGCGCCAGGTCCTCCTCCTCGCTGGTCAGGCAGAGGTGGCTGGGTTTGGTCTCGATGTCTACTTGGATTTCCAGGTTGGTGCACTCCCTGGCGATGGGCGTCCACcacggaagaagaagaagaagaagaagaagaagaagaagaagtcaacGTCGGCATCGGGCCTGGACAGCCTAAATGTCGTGAGCCAAACCAAAAAGGGTCGAACGCGCGTCTTTTCGGCCGTGGCTTCTCAAGACGAACCGAATTCCAAAACGGGCTTCGGTGGCAGAACTTGCCGGAAGTCACATTATTACTTGAATTTCGGGAGGGGAGCttcaaaagaaaatggctgacttcctgtatcTGGCTAAAATGCCGGCCATACCCATTGGCTGACGCCCACGTCGTCGCTGATCCCCAGTGAGAATGCTGCCCCCAGGTGGGCAGAAATAATACCCGCAGCTCGCGTCAACGGCGACCGATGACTCCACGGCATGACCGGCGCAATACTCGATTGTACAGTGGAGGTATTTGAAACTAGCGACCTCGCACAATTTATGGCATGTGAATATTTAGGAAAAGCTGAGTGATATTTGCATTGCCGTCAAGTTTGAGGAACAAAAGGCGCCGGGCCAACCTGTCAGGCATGGCGTAGGCCGAGACGACGGAGCCCGCCGTGCCGCACGCGCCGGAGCCGTCGCCGTCGCCGCCCGTCTCCTCCCGGGGGGGCTCCCCCGCCCGGACCTCCGGCCTGGAGCGCCACAAAAACGCCTTTCGCGTCACTCGCCGCCGACTCGTCCCGAGAAGGCCGCCGTCCTCGCTCACCTGCCGTATTTGCTGGCCCGGGCCCCCAGGGCGCCGCCGGCCAGGGTGTTGAAGCGGGGCGGGTCCGCGGCGGTCCCCGGCGCCAGCGAGAGGCCCTCGCTGGGGGAGGTGTTGCTCAGGCCGCTCACGGCGCCGTCCAGGCTGCTCTCGCCCAGGCTCGGCGACTTGAGAGCTCGCCACGCGTCCGccactggggttggggggggggggggtttacacaGTTAGCCGCTAGCGTCATCGCCACCATAGTCTGTTTAAACCAAAATCATCAGCTGTAGAACCTTTCCCACCAAAATCAAAAGTGACCCTTCAAATATTTATGCTGTTTGCaattattttgttatatattttAGTTAAGGCCTAATCGTGCACTAGTACaatttcacaatgtcacaaGTCACTCGGCGAGTGGCATGACGTTACTTGTCCACTAGTGTGCGCCAGAGTCGTCGTACTCGTGAGGACAAAGAACGTGCTAGCAGTTCAGCGGCCTTCAGAGCAAAGGCTCACCTGTGACGGGTCCGTCGTCCTCGTCGAAGTCGATGCGCACCCCGCGGCCTTCGCCTCTGCTGACGCCGCAGCCGCCGCCTCGGCACAGCGAGACGGGCACCACGCCGTACACGTACGCCAGCATGATGGGCACACCGATGCCTGCCCCGCAAGGCGCCGTCAGT contains the following coding sequences:
- the ndufs5 gene encoding NADH dehydrogenase [ubiquinone] iron-sulfur protein 5, producing MPFVDLQTRLGVNVDRWMLLQSGPQPGRRPARCHAFEKDWIECAHGIGQTRAKQECRLEWEDFYECMHKQKMHQRLYAIRQQRDKMMKEGTYAPPACHTARDRHPSEP